A window from Balearica regulorum gibbericeps isolate bBalReg1 chromosome 1, bBalReg1.pri, whole genome shotgun sequence encodes these proteins:
- the LOC142600197 gene encoding erythroblast NAD(P)(+)--arginine ADP-ribosyltransferase-like: MEHLVLGLVLLSRTLDSASPRHRRDLDPVKVLDMAPSSFDDQYQGCSRMMEEELQELNQTEFASNRVYNEAWSQAIAEWQSKQHHVSRVPALRLEHVVTLLAYTQDSPLYLEFNAAVRVAGRSREEYLNTFHFKVLHFLLSEALRILRDAQPQKCHNVYRGVDIRFTARHHQSIRFGQFTSTSLQKDKAWQFGQFTSTSLWKGKAWQFDQGTFFLVETCYGVLIRNFSVYPDEEEVLIPPFEIFKVTNITHNGNRTIIQLRSQGASSTYNCEWVKGRSIHGEPPCLWGLFLAATALAAATGS; this comes from the exons ATGGAGCACCTGGTGCTGGGCTTGGTGCTGCTGTCCCGGACCCTGGACTCTGCCAGCCCCCGGCACCGGCGAGACCTCGACCCTGTCAAGGTGCTGGACATGGCCCCCAGCTCCTTCGATGACCAGTACCAGGGCTGCAGCCGCatgatggaggaggagctgcaggagctcaACCAAACTGAGTTCGCCAGCAACAGAGTCTACAATGAGGCCTGGAGTCAAGCCattgctgaatggcagagcaAGCAGCACCACGTCTCCCGTGTGCCAGCGCTGCGACTGGAGCATGTGGTCACCCTGCTGGCATACACCCAGGACTCCCCCCTGTACCTGGAGTTCAACGCAGCCGTGCGTGTGGCCGGGCGCTCCCGTGAGGAATACCTGAACACCTTCCACTTCAAGGTGCTGCATTTCCTCCTGAGCGAGGCCCTGCGTATCCTGCGGGACGCCCAGCCCCAAAAATGCCACAACGTCTACCGGGGCGTAGACATTCGCTTCACCGCCCGGCACCACCAATCCATCCGCTTTGGCCAGTtcacctccacctccctccAGAAAGACAAAGCCTGGCAGTTTGGCCAGTTCACCTCCACCTCCCTCTGGAAAGGCAAAGCCTGGCAGTTTGACCAGGGCACCTTCTTCTTGGTGGAGACCTGCTACGGTGTCCTCATCAGGAACTTCTCCGTCTACCCTGATGAGGAGGAGGTCCTCATCCCACCCTTTGAGATCTTCAAGGTCACCAACATCACCCACAATGGGAACAGAACCATCATCCAGCTCCGCTCCCAGGGCGCAAGCAGCACCTACAACTGCGAGTGGGTGAAAG gcaggagcatccATGGGGAACCCCCCTGCCTCTGGGGGTTATTCCTGGCAGCCACGGCCCTGGCAGCTGCCACAGGATCCTGA
- the CHRNA10 gene encoding neuronal acetylcholine receptor subunit alpha-10, translating to MEPGARPLLALCLASCLLAPGCQGAQGRFAYKLLHDLFVNYSSALRPVDDTDRALNVTLQVTLSQIIDMDERNQVLTSYLWVRQAWLDAHLTWDKDAYDGIDSIRIPSSYVWRPDIILYNNADDHFGSSMETNVVLRSDGHIMWDSPAITKSSCKVDVSYFPFDGQRCRLTFGSWTYNGNQIDLRNQLDTGDLTDFVENVEWEVLGMPATRNVITYGCCSEPYPDVTYTLLLRRRASFYIFNLLLPCIMVSFLAPLGFYLPADSGEKVSLGVTVLLALTVFQLLVAESMPPSESVPLIGKYYIATMTMITASTALTIFIMNVHHCGPGARPVPPWARWLILHHMARLCCVYEVGESCKSPQRAPGEWVGRRDASVPGESPEEGEVGAKAGGCPRDHCLCHHNGLLRNVGYIAGCFRRHRAAQHRTGEWKKVAKVMDRFFMWVFFLMVFLMSMLVLGKAA from the exons ATGGAGCCTGGAGCTCGCCCGCTGCTCGCCCTCTGCCTCGccagctgcctcctggcccCAG GCTGCCAGGGGGCGCAGGGTAGGTTCGCCTACAAGCTGCTCCATGACCTCTTCGTCAACTACTCCAGCGCCCTGCGTCCCGTGGACGACACAGACCGGGCGCTCAACGTCACCCTCCAGGTCACCCTCTCCCAGATCATCGACATG GACGAGAGGAACCAGGTCCTCACCTCCTACCTGTGGGTCCGCCAGGCCTGGCTCGACGCCCACCTCACCTGGGACAAGGACGCCTACGATGGCATCGACAGCATCCGCATCCCCAGCAGCTACGTCTGGCGGCCAGACATCATCCTCTACAACAA CGCCGACGACCACTTCGGCAGCTCAATGGAGACCAACGTGGTGCTGCGTTCCGACGGGCACATCATGTGGGACTCGCCCGCCATCACCAAGAGCTCCTGCAAGGTGGACGTCTCCTACTTCCCCTTTGACGGGCAGAGGTGCCGACTCACCTTCGGCTCCTGGACCTATAACGGGAACCAGATCGACCTCCGCAACCAGCTGGACACAGGGGACCTGACGGATTTCGTGGAGAACGTGGAGTGGGAGGTGCTGGGCATGCCGGCCACAAGGAACGTCATCACCTATGGCTGCTGCTCCGAGCCCTACCCCGACGTCACCTACACCCTGCTCCTCCGCCGCCGTGCCTCCTTCTACATCTTcaacctgctcctgccctgcatcATGGTCTCCTTCCTGGCACCCCTCGGCTTCTACCTGCCAGCCGACTCGGGGGAGAAGGTCTCGCTGGGGGTGACGGTGCTGCTGGCCCTCACCGtcttccagctgctggtggCAGAGAGCATGCCGCCCTCGGAGAGCGTCCCGCTCATCG GGAAGTACTACATCGCCACCATGACCATGATCACGGCCTCCACCGCGCTGACCATCTTCATCATGAACGTCCACCACTGCGGCCCGGGGGCCCGGCCTGTGCCCCCCTGGGCCAGGTGGCTCATCCTCCACCACATGGCCCGGCTCTGCTGCGTCTACGAGGTGGGCGAGAGCTGCAAGAGCCCCCAGCGGGCACCGGGCGAGTGGGTGGGCAGGCGGGATGCCAGTGTGCCAGGGGAGAGCCctgaggaaggggaggtgggcgCTAAGGCAGGGGGCTGCCCCCGGGACCACTGCCTGTGCCACCACAACGGCCTGCTGAGGAATGTCGGCTACATCGCCGGCTGCTTCCGGCGCCACCGAGCTGCCCAGCACCGGACTGGCGAGTGGAAGAAGGTGGCTAAGGTGATGGACCGCTTCTTCATGTGGGTCTTCTTCCTCATGGTCTTCCTCATGAGCATGCTGGTCCTGGGCAAAGCTGCCTGA